Below is a window of Quercus robur chromosome 6, dhQueRobu3.1, whole genome shotgun sequence DNA.
GAtcatgtctatatatatatatatatgcaaattTGTTACTTGATGCATTTGAAGTAGATAAATTCATCATAAGTATGCAAAACATAGGCTTCACTTTGTCTTCATAGGCATCCTActcaaggaaggggaaagaACAAAACAATGGAAATACCGCATCACTAAATACAGAAACTTTCTTTGATTGTTAGTTCATTTAATTTATCTATACACTACATATTAATTCATTTATGATTTAAGTAAACTATACAATGAAGATCATGGCCAAATTAAATTAGAAGAGCTAATTCAGTAcattaatttaaaagaaatgtCAACTTTCAAAACAGGGTAAAGAAATAATACCTAATTCCAACAATATCTCGAAATTCTTCCTCCATGCTTCGAAGCATATAATTATGAAAATCATATGTTAGAGGAAATTGATGAGTCTACAAaggaagaaacaaaaaacaaaaacaacagagTCAGCTAAGAAAATTTGGTCTCATGACTGGCCGCATTCTATTTGCATTTTAAGAATTgaagattaaataaaattgaaaataagaacCAAAGAAATGCAAATGTGGCAATAGGATATTTTATACCATTCATGGGATATGATTATTTATATCAAAGTTAGAATACGGACAATGAAGTCAACTCAACTTccactactaaaaaaaattaataaaaaacaaaatttacagTCCTCCAACCTCTTAGGTGCTATTGTTTACTTGATTGTTTGGCAATAGCCCACCTAAGTGAAGGATAATGCAGATAAGGATTAATAATTAGCATATATAAACATAcagtattttatatttatccTCAATCAAAAGATATAAGTGGATAAAACACCTCCATTtaaaccaggaaaaaaaaaaacacacacacacacacatacagtGATGAAGCCCAAGCGCAAGGCCATGTAGTCAGCTCGATTTATAGAACTCCAGAACTGGCGGCTGAAACAAAGCTGCAGATTGAGGAATTTGAGTTTAGAATCACTATTTGGAATCACTAGCAAATGTGCTCCATATAAGAAATGTCAAGCTACATGCAATGAGAAATTATAATCTTTTCTCTaataatcttaaattctcagcACACACTCAAGTATAAATATGTATGTATGGATGTATGCATATGTAGGTGCTTGTGTATACAAAGGAGTAGCTTTAATCGTAGAAATTGAACAAATATACAACTTCAAGCCCCTTATTTTCTCCTTTTGTCTCTAATTATGTTATTGCTGCTTCAGCAactttaatttgtgttttttgataGTCATATGACACAGATCGAAGGAGCTGAAAATTTATTTGACCAACTGGAAAAAATTAGGATAAGTGTTAGTTTTGCATTGTTTTGTCATTTAGTTGTTTCAGATATGACAAAGTTGAGCTGAGATTTATCagtttttaaaaatcttaaaagtaatattgaaaatatttttctcaaaatagaaAGAGGACAGGAGAATACCAGCCAAACAAGAACTCCATGCTGGCTCCATGGATGGGATGTGTGGTGAAATATGAAAGTTGTTAGTCGCCTCATTCTCATATTATCTGGTGTAGCTTGCGGAGTTTCtagaattcaaaaattaatatgataGGGCAAAAGACTAGTTTGTGTAAGGCATCTAAAGAAACCTggctaaaaaatagaagaacGATAAAGGACATCCACATAATCATCAGGTGGAAAACTGTTCACCTTGTAAGCTCTCGATAGCCATAGATTTAGCTTCATTTTCCCATGTTCTCCAGCTGTAGATCTGCATAAGCTAAATTTTAGACTTTGCTGCTCATTTAACAAAGATTAAGCCCCAAAGAAGAACTAAAGAAGGTAGTTCAATAAATAGATATGCCAAACCTTAATCATGGCCAATGCAATGGCAATGAAGCTGTAAATCACATGGGTAATGCCTAGAACAAATACAAGATGATGAAGCTGCTCAAGACTTTCATGAGAAGCAAATGATTCATGACCCTGGAAGCAAATAGCAAATTTTGAAATAGTAATTATAGATATATGGCCTAATCACTTTGTTTTCCCTTGAATAAACTGACAGGTTACTGAGACTTATTAGTGACAGGCATTACATAGTTAGAACAAAGTCAAAAACTTGCTAAAGAAACAATAATTCAATTCAAATGGAGAGTGAGGAAACTTGCATTATTATCTATATCTAAGCATCCTAAATTCAATTCCAGAattgtgaaaataaataaattaaaattaaaatcctaattcaaatGGAGAGTGAGGAAACTACCTCAGGACAATAATTATGCCCCCCAGCTTTCACCTGCTCTCTGACAATGGAGTGATTCAAATTATTTGAGCCTGAAACAAGAATGCGCTTTACTGTTTGTAAGTCACCCTCCAATGCACATGGATAAAATTGGCTGTTCATAACCGAGGAGGATTTAACACAAATCTTGGCCACAAAAGCAATCCAATGTCCCATCAACAATGACAGAAGCCCAAAAAGCATTAGCTCTGTTTGCAAATAACCAccaaataatgaaattaaagaaatttccaaaagcttcaacataataataaagaaatcaaacaGAACCCATCTCTAATAAGAGATTCAGTTGCTTTACCTTCTTTAATCTTTTCCAGAGCAGCAAGCAGAGGTTTTCTCTTAGTCTTAGCCAACCACTATTAGGCATATTATTAATCATCACAAACATTAATGAAGAATTcgaagaataaaataaagaagcaTGTAAAAGATCAAAAGCAAACAGAGAAGTGGTCATTTTTTTACCTTTCCAGACCATTTCAAAGAGCCTTGAAAGAAGAAGCCAAAAGAAACCATGACAGTGATCACAGTTGCAACAGCCCAAGTGGGGGTCTCAGCCAAGGATCGTCCTTCCCTTGGTTCTTCCTCCATTTTTTGGCTCAAACCCACAAACCCTGAACTAATTTTGCTTCCGGGTGTCTGATGCTGAAAGTttaaatcttcaaaaaaaaaaaaaagtattgtagaCCCAGTCGTCTCTGTCTTCGTTGCAGAGTTCAGTTACAGACCATTAATAGTAACTGTTGGGTTGTTGGGTTTTGCTTTTGTCTAAACTTGAGACGTACCATCAGAGAATTTAAGAACTTTGTGCATGGCGTGTCACGAGGGGCATAATGGGTCTGCATAAATGTGCCACACGCTGCATTGCATGCCTGgaagtttgaagtttgaacgtGCTTatgtcttttttcttatttgttttgagAAACAATGTCTTTTGGTCtgttttttggtcttttttcaGGAAGGGTCAAGGATCATTATCAATTGGAAAAAGACCAAAAGCgaatgacaaaaaattttagtattaaagAAATACCAAGCCCATTGATTTTGCTTGTAGAATATTGCTTATATTCCTATTTCCCAAGGGTGATTTTGGAATTTTACAAGacggcaaaaaaaaaaggactaaaattttaaattacaacaGCATTGGTCTAAGGAAACTGAACGACAACATTGGGGCCATATGTATGCTGcaactttttagatgcaactTGAAACCGTTTTGCTCAAATTAATGAATTTAGTATAGGGTGTTGTTAAGGAGTGCTGTACTGCACCcgttaatataacaaaatttaaaataaattattcatgttttttttagggatgtgaaaaaaattgaatctgtATTAAATGCATATCAATTTAGATGAAAaaagtcaaattattttataataaaacataactgatatataaaattttaccaattttcTATATAAATGAGATTTGTAATAGATTATAAATAAACCACAACTGGTTCATTAACAGGTAATAGGTATACCTTTTAACAAAGTACTCTAGGATATTGTTACTTTTGGGTAGGTTGTACATATTAATTGGATTTGGTATTAATATTCTGACTTTTATTCTGGTTGTTGAGCAGACGGCTATAGACTTTTGTAATGGTAAAAAGCAGCTCTATCATTATGAATCCTCTTAAAGTCCAGAAGGCAGGTACAATGTATGGCAAAGGATCTGGTGACTTTCAAGCCCACTCATTTAAGGCCCATTGGTAAAGCAGTGACAAATGTCTAAATGAAACAATAttagtttttcacattttcttgtattttgtaatattataaaaaagagattaaatttaataaaaatgtgGTGTAAATAACTTTGTTTATACCCTCCAATCAAATGATGTCACATCAAATTTTTCACATGATCTCACATAAAGGAGGAAAAACTAACACACATGATCACAATCCTCTTGTATATAtccaaatattaattaaaaaaacaaacacaaaacaaaaatgttgGAAACAAACCACTGGAGACGAAGGAGAAACCATGATGTCATTTAGCCCAGGCACATGATGCTCGtctctagcttttttttttttttttttttttgagtaaggTCTCTAGTTTTTATTTGAGTACAAGTCGACAATTGATTCTGCAAGATTGCAATGGGTTCATCAATCATCATCATTGATAGTGGAATAATTGaaccaaaatctcaaatttaaaaacagTGAATTTCagacccacaaaagaaagagattgaaGTTACATGGTTGAACTTGAcataaaaaatcctaatattTGGCATATATTTAGACCTCATTAAACTACATTAAACTATCATATTAATAAAGCTTGTCTCACCCCTTCTAGCATATATTTTAGACCCCATTACACTACCCTAGGATATATGTAAACCCCATTAAACTACATTAAACTATCATATTAATAAAACTAGCTAGTCACAAAATGTTCGCGACTTGCCTAATCAATagtattgttttgttttgaaaagtaGAGCAATGtgcatattaatttattaataaagctGGTTGTAAAGAAGAGCAAGAAAATAGAGCAGTTTATCAATGTAGTTCACAACTTGGCTGGTCGCGAAGTGGTCATAACTTGTCTAGTCAAtagttttgtttttcaattgtttctagttaccaaacaagtttttttggtttaaaatagaaatttgttttcaaaaacaaaaagccaaggaaaaaaaatagttaaccAACATACCCTTAGATTTAGGTCTAAGTTTAAGATTCTATCTGCTATTCCTTGAAGTTTTAGGGTCAAGAAGTAGAAatgtatatttaatttaaaattctctttGTTAATCAAAAATTTATGTTCAAGATGGAACGGTAAgatatttgttaataataacATATACCACTAAAAAGTCCAgtagtataataaaaaattaattaattaacttgaatAGTGATAGAAATGTAGATTTTTAAACATACAAGCTTAGTGTTTTTGTGgcactttttcattatacaTTTATTAACCTATGACTGGAGTTTACGCTGGTTGGATTTGGGTTGTTTGCACTTGGATGGTATGAGACATACTAGTCTAGTGCAAGCTTCACTCATGTTGAATCTATAGTGGAGGATATCCAGTGTGGGGTGTCGAGTATTCAATCTGACATAGGTGAATTGAAGTCAACTGTTTTGAATTCTTTTGACCAACTTCAAGCTGCTTCTGATGTATTTCGATAGAGGATGGTGGAGCTTGAAACTTTTGTAGCAATAACTGATGTGCACCAGGGAGCTAAGTATAGGCAAATAATGTCTTTATACAAAACAATGGTTGGTAGGTCTGATATTTTGTATAGTCGGCTTGACACCATTCTCAGgaaaaaatttggtttttcttaTTGATTTTGGTTTGTACATCATTGTCAAGAAGAAATTTGGGTTTTCTAATTGATTTTGGTCTATACAAGGtcctgtaaaaaaaaaattgtttgaactTTTGCTTTAGGTTGAGTAAACTTTTCTATTAACTTGTGGTCTGTATTATGATATTGATAAATAGTTGAGatagttttttaaattgttgttgtcttctaatatatttagaattattattattattgtctcATATCATTGCCCTTCATatgattatttttcaatttatacaTGACAAAATCTGATAAACACCAAGTCATTCAGGAAATCTAGACGATCTAAATCACATcttatttgattgatatttaaGTATATGTAAGTATATGATTGATATTTAAGTATATGTAAGTCGCGAAATGGTCGCGACTTGCCTAGTCATAGTATTGCTTCGTTTTGAAAAGTATAGCAATATGcgtattaatttattaataaagctaGTTGAAAAAAAGAGCAAGAAAATAGAGTAGCTTGTTAATGCAGTTTTGCAACTTCATTGGTTGCGAAATGCTCATAACTTGTCTAGTCACTAGtcttgttttttaattgtttataattaccaaacaagtttttttggTTAGACTTCAAGTCTAAGAAGTTAATGAGTTTTTTAGACTAATAAATGAGAATTgcactaaataattttttttttatacattgcTATTACCTTGGTTCCGTTAGCTAATGAGAATGAAACTTCAAGTAAAACCCATTTTTCACAAGCCCAAAAGGTGAAGCCTATCCTTGTAATGTAAAAGGTGAAAATCACTCCatccctcactctctcattctctctctacACTCATAAAAACTCTGTGATTCCAACTCTACACTCAGAAGAACTCAGTGATTCAGATGTAGATAAGCTTTTAAACAATGGCTATGAAGAAGATTTTGGAAAGGTATAATCTTCTCTCTGGTAGTCAAGAAGCAGAAATGTATGTGATTATTTCCTTAAGCTTTAAAAAGCTTAATCTTTTTTACTCCATTGCCCCCCTCTTTCATCTTCAACCTTGTTTTGTTGCTAACGTGGGTTTTTCTATTGtaaagtttgtatttttttgcttagttcatatatttatttgatgaatatgaAATATCGACTTACTTTGACTTTGAATGTAAAGAAAATCTCCTTGTTACATCTTTGGTATTAATCTTTCATTACATACtatgttttacttttttgataGCTTATTGATCTTAATGCTTGTTATAACTGTGTTATACATAAAAGTGTTATTCTTTATTACATCTTTGGTATTAATGTTTTATTACAtattatgttttttcttctaaaaagttttttttttttttttttggttgataacacttttgaaaagtttttggaTAGCTAATTGATCTTAATGCTTGTTATAAGTGTTATACAAGTGTGTTGTTGATCTATTATAAGCGATTcgttttagtacttttttagGGATTGTTTGATTTGGTAGAATTATTGAACCTTtacaatgataaaaaaaaaaaaaaaaaaaaaaaaagctcaccAACCCTAATCATTTTTCACTATAGTTGGGAATGAATGGCTATAAAGAGTAAAGTCGCAAAGGGCCaaagtgagtgagagagagagatagggaAATCTAAGAGGCTTTATCGGACCAATCTGTCCCTCTAAATTTTGCCATCAAGTCACCATTATAGCTCCTAAACATTGCTAGTGAATTTTTCAgttatgattttaaaatttgcTGACAAAATATGTTTTAGGTTTTGGAATTTCAATTGAATTGCTTTTGATTTAGGCTTAGGTTTTGGTATGTTACTCTTTAGGATGATTACCAGATAAtagttattaattataataGTTAAGATTTCAATATGTTTTCTATGTTTGTCTTCACAATGTTGTTGGGATGATCATTTAATAGTTTTTGTGTTTCCCCGAAATTTGCTAACTGGctattgtttattttaataCGTTATGCATAGACTTGGATGATGGATGAATTAGAAATCGAATTCATGAATTGATGAGGTTGGAGACGTAGTGGGTTTTGACAAGTCCAACCAACTTTTGACTTCTGTTGATAGTTTATTTGTTGCTTTGaatgattaaaaaatgttaGGATTTATATTATCAACACCCTTTTGCAACCAGGTAACTTAATGCATATAATATAGTCTAATTTTTGTGTTACCTTCAATCTTCTGCAATTTAATTGGTGGGTCGCGTCGAACATAATAGACATAGTGGGTTTTGACAAGTCCAACTAATTATTGACTTTTAGTGGGTTTTGGCAAGTCCAACAAATTATTGACTTCTATTGatagtttatttattgctttgAACGATTGAAAAATGTTAAGATTTATATTATCAACACCCTTTTGCAACCTAGGTAACTTAATGCGTATACTAAAGTTTAATATTTGTATTACCTTCAAACTTTTGCAATTTAGTTGATGGGTTTTGGACATTATTTTATATTCAGTCTGTTTCTAAGATTGTGCTTTAGTAAAATTTGGGAGCATTAAGAAGCATGTGATTATTTTACTTTAAAGCATATGTATCCAATTAGAAAATGATATGGGTATTTTTTGTTCCTTGATGAGATTTATTTGAATTGTAGTACAATTGTAGTATTGTACTACAATTCAAATATACACATcattgcaatatatatatatatatatatatattttttttttttttttgttgagtgCCTCTTCTTACATATATGACAGTTGTGAATGATTTTGTAATGAGTCTTCTACCATTTGTCCTCTAAATCATAAAAATGTGTATATTCTTATTACTGTGTTGTACTACAATTCAAATATACACATATTTGCAATGATATTGCATATATTTGCAATGATGCAAATATATGCATCATTgcaatatgtatataaatatatatatatatatatatatttaatgagTGCCTCTTCTTACATATATGGCAGTTGTGAATGATTTTATAATGAGTCTTCTACCATTTGTCTTCTAGATCATAAAAATGTGTATATTCCTGTCACTGTGTTGATTCtctaaaattgtattttagaATCAACAAATTctgtttccattttttttaaaggtgatAATTGGGTATATTTGCATCTTAAggaataaagtaaaaatattgCAATGATGCAGCAAGTGACTTTCACCAATTAGAGATTTctgatattaaaatattgttagCTGCTTGCTTTAGTAGCCATTGATTATGATTTATGTTCTTGGCAATGAATCTGGCATAATTTTCTTACACATATAGATGTAGATAGACATTCACATATAAAATGCTATGTAATTAGGACACATCAAAAACTTTGCTTTCATGTAACAATGATAGAGGATACTTAGCATATCTTTCTTGGGTTTATTCAAATTATCGGTCTATATGGTTTATTGCTTATGGTGTGattgttttatataataatttagacaaaaatatttattgagTTATATAATtatcattcatgcattttaaagaaaaatattgatcaGATGGTCTgggtctctttttttttttacatttcaggGTTTGCGGTGACTTAAGCCGCATTTTTTATGGTAATCAAACACTTTAGAGttctatttttgtttatatgagTCCTTAATATGTTTAAATCTTTAGttggtttattatttattttccttgatATGCTATATCATAATAGGTTGTTGGTTATATTGCATCTTCTTCATGATCACATGTTGAAGATAGAAATTACCATCATCAATAGTTGTTGTGTCTCCATCATTATCACAAGATGGAGATAAACTTCTTTTCAtataattcttttgttttgtcttctGACACGTAAAATGATCATTAAATACTAGTTTGTTAATAATAACATATACTAGGAATATAATACAAACTTAGTGTTTTTGTGGTACTTTTGCATTATGCATTTATTGACTTGTGAATGAGTTTTGTAGGGGACAACAAAAGGCTTATGAGTTACTTAAGAgcatagttgtcaaaacgtgaatcgtatcgtgaatcgatttttgatttttctatatCGTATTGTGTATCGTAAAATACACAAATGCttaatgaaatttataaaaaaattatagatatgcATATATGaagggtatattcattataaattttgaatatattcaactaataactaatttattcatcacttatgtaataatatttaataaactaactaaataaatcaaactaacaCATGCttataacatacacattcaaattgcttaaattcaaaagtgataatatattacaaatgaaccaaaaataataatttattttcattatgcTAATCAACCTTATCTAATTCAATGTTATCATCATGTTTATCATTTTGCAAACTTATTTctacattaaaattttcttcatcgtcattaacatttactatctcttcttattctttttattttaataattttaataatttctttttggcACTTATAATagtattgataaaaataaaaaataattttattatcaattaatatcttatttatagtatagaaaataaatttgtaaatattaaagtgaagTGTAAGTATATATTGTGTAgtccaaattttgtaaaagaaagagaggagaaaaaaacttatgattatgttattttattgggttaaaTTAAGTAAtctaataattttgtgtttaaaacaagtctaacaatttgttaggttcaaataaaagtacaaattttaacaaaaaatctcattttaaagcatttttctatgtatcgtacgatacatatGATTTTACAATACAATATATGTATCGTACAATTCATATGCACCTACGATACGCCAATACGATACGAAACTTTTTACATACGATATAATACGTATcgcgtatcgtacgatactgaCAATTATGCTTAAAAGGGCTGAAATGAGGAGCAAGGCAATGATTAATTCTTTCTTGAAACAGAGAGAGAAGTTGAAGAAGTTTCAAATGGAGTTCACTATAGCTAGATTTGGGTTGTTGGCGCATGGATGGTATGAGGCATACCAGTCTAGTGTAAGTTTTGGTCATGTAGAATTCGTAGTGGTAGATATCTAGCATTGGGTGAATGATATGCACTCTAATGTTGGTGGATTAAAGTCAACTATTTCGACTTCTTTTGATCAACTTCAAACTGCTTCTGATGTGTTTCGCTGGAAGATGGCCAAGCTTGAAGCTTTTGTAGCAATGGCTGATATGAATCGGGAAGCTAAGTATAGGTAGATCATGTCTTTGGTTGTTAGGTTTGATGTTAGGTATAGTCGGTCTGACACCATTCTAAAGAAGAAGTTTGGGTTTTTTGATTGACTTTGGACTATACTAGGGTCTGAAGAAGAAATTTGGGTTTCATGATTGACTTTAGTCTATACAAGGgcctgtaaaaaaaaatttggtagaACATATACTTTAGGTTGAGTAACTTTTCTATTAACTTCTTGTGTCTTCTAAtatatttacaattatttttattattattgtctcATATCATTGCCCTCCATATTATTATCTTTCAAGTTATACATGACAAAATCTGATAAACACCAAGTCATTCATTATCTTTTGAGTTGTACagtctataaaaaaaaactaggtcTATAGTCGTGTTCGTGAAACGCCACTAGAATCTAGACGAATATTGACATAGCAAAATCTAGACCCTTGAATCATAAAAAAgtgattaatattaaaaaaaaaaaaaaaaaaaaactatttagtAGAGTACCCTAGGAAATCTATAGGATCTAAATCACATcttatttgattgatatttaattatatGTAAGTATATGATTGATATTTAAGTATATGTAAGTCGCGAAATGGTCGCGACTTGCCTAGTCAataattttgttatgttttgaAAAGTATAGCAATATGcgtattaatttattaataaagctagttgaaaagaagaacaagaaaatagAGTAGTTTGTCAATCCAGTTTTGCAACCTGGTTGGTTGCAAAATGCTCATAATTTGTCTAGTCAGTAGTCAACTATTTCGACTTCTTTTGATCAACTTCAAATTGCTTCCGATGTGTTTCGCTAGAAGATGGTCAAGCTTGAAGCTTCTGTAGCAGTGGCTGATATGAATCGGGAAGCTAAGTATAGGCAGATCATGTCTTTGGTTGTTAGGTTTGATCGATGTTAGGTATGGTCGGTCTGACACCATTCTAAAGAAGAAGTTTGGGTTTTTTGATTGACTTTGGACTATACTAGGGTCTGAAGAAGAAATTTGGGTTTCATGATTGACTTTAGTCTATACAAGAgcctgtaaaaaaaaattttggtagaACATATACTTTAAGTTGAGCAacttttcttttacttcttgTGTCTTCTAATAtatttacaattattattattgttattattattattattattttctcatatCATTGCCCTCCATATTATTATCTTTCAAGTTATACATGACAAAATCTGATAAACACCAAGTCATTCATTATCTTTTAAGTTGTACAGTCTATAAAAAAAACTAGGTCTATAGGCATGTTCGTGAAATGCCACTAGAATCTAGATGAATATTGACATAGCAAAATCTAGACCCTTGAATCATAAAAAAGTGattaggatttaaaaaaaaaaaaaaaaactatttagtagagtaccctaggaaatctagaggatctAAATCACATcttatttgattgatatttaaGTACATGTAAGTATATGATTGATATTTAAGTATATGTAAGTCGCGAAATGGTCGCGACTTGCCTAGTCAATAGTATTGTTATGTTTTGAAAAGTATAGTAATATGcgtattaatttattaatgaagCTAGTTGAAAAGAAGAGCAAGAAAATAGAGTAGTTTGTCGATGCAGTTTTGCAACCTGGTTGGTCGCGAAATGCTCATAACTTGTCTAGTCAGTAGTCAACTATTTCGACTTCTTTTGATCAACTTCAAACTGCTTCCAATGTGTTTCGCTAGAAGATGGCCAAGCTTGAAGCTTCTGTAGCAGTGGCTGATATGAATCGGGAAGCTAAGTATAGGCAGatcatgtcttttttttttttttttttggagaaactggTAGATCATGTCTTTGATTGTTAGGTTTGATGTTAGGTATGGTCGGTTTGACACCATTCTAAAAAAGAAGTTTGGGTTTTTTGATTGACTTTGGCCTATACTAGGGTCTGAAGAAGAAATTTGGGTTTCATGATTGACTTTGATCTATACAAGGGcctgtaaaaaaattttggtagaACATATACTTTAGGTTgagcaacttttttattaacttCTTGTGTCTTCTAATAtatttacaattattattattataattattattattgtctcATATCATTGCCCTCcatattattatatttcaaGTTATACAtgacaaaatctaataaacacCAAGTTATTCATTATCTTTTGAGTTACAGTCTATAAAAAAACCTAGGTCTATAGGCATGTTCGTGAAACGCCATTAGAATCTAGACAAATATTGACATAGCAAAATCTATACCTTGAATCATTAAAAAGTgattaggattaaaaaaaaaaaaaaaaaaaaaaaaaaaaaaaaaaaaaaaaacctgtttagtagagtaccctaggaaatctagaggatctAAATCACATcttatttgattgatatttaaGTATATGTAAGTATATGATTGATATTTAAGTATATGTAAGTCGCGAAATGGTCGCGACTTGCCTAATCAATAGTATTGTTATGTTTTGAAAAGTATAACAATAtgcatattaatttattaataaaactagTTGAAAAGAAGAGCAAGAAAATAGAGTAGTTTGTCAATGCAGTTTTGCAACCTGGTTGGTTGCAAAATGCTCATAACTTGTCGAGTCAGTAGtcttgttttttaattg
It encodes the following:
- the LOC126690585 gene encoding MLO-like protein 4 isoform X1, producing the protein MEEEPREGRSLAETPTWAVATVITVMVSFGFFFQGSLKWSGKWLAKTKRKPLLAALEKIKEELMLFGLLSLLMGHWIAFVAKICVKSSSVMNSQFYPCALEGDLQTVKRILVSGSNNLNHSIVREQVKAGGHNYCPEGHESFASHESLEQLHHLVFVLGITHVIYSFIAIALAMIKIYSWRTWENEAKSMAIESLQETPQATPDNMRMRRLTTFIFHHTSHPWSQHGVLVWLLCFSRQFWSSINRADYMALRLGFITTHQFPLTYDFHNYMLRSMEEEFRDIVGISVPLWIYAICCIFLDFHGSNIYFWISFLPAILILLIGTKLHRVVVKLAVEIMDECPNTGFHQFNLRDELFWFGKPKLVLWLIHMISFQAFILQNAFEMASFLWSLWEIEGPSCFMDNRSFLVIRLSFGIISQFWCSFITFPLYVIITQMGSRFKKSAMTENVRTSLVRWQRRVKARNGTSSVALLSAGTVASDSVVHDVGRIDDFAINSKEGSSSGVQDTSFSHQQSSMSKDQIHELSTNDMIQVPVSSDPFYDSYSSDDVDHDDSSEDKNDVKDDSCLLTPPI
- the LOC126690585 gene encoding MLO-like protein 4 isoform X3, coding for MEEEPREGRSLAETPTWAVATVITVMVSFGFFFQGSLKWSGKWLAKTKRKPLLAALEKIKEELMLFGLLSLLMGHWIAFVAKICVKSSSVMNSQFYPCALEGDLQTVKRILVSGSNNLNHSIVREQVKAGGHNYCPEGHESFASHESLEQLHHLVFVLGITHVIYSFIAIALAMIKIYSWRTWENEAKSMAIESLQETPQATPDNMRMRRLTTFIFHHTSHPWSQHGVLVWLLCFSRQFWSSINRADYMALRLGFITTHQFPLTYDFHNYMLRSMEEEFRDIVGISVPLWIYAICCIFLDFHGSNIYFWISFLPAILILLIGTKLHRVVVKLAVEIMDECPNTGFHQFNLRDELFWFGKPKLVLWLIHMISFQAFILQNAFEMASFLWSLWEIEGPSCFMDNRSFLVIRLSFGSGFSSSSSLSLSLSLSLTIMIL
- the LOC126690585 gene encoding MLO-like protein 4 isoform X4 gives rise to the protein MEEEPREGRSLAETPTWAVATVITVMVSFGFFFQGSLKWSGKWLAKTKRKPLLAALEKIKEELMLFGLLSLLMGHWIAFVAKICVKSSSVMNSQFYPCALEGDLQTVKRILVSGSNNLNHSIVREQVKAGGHNYCPEGHESFASHESLEQLHHLVFVLGITHVIYSFIAIALAMIKIYSWRTWENEAKSMAIESLQETPQATPDNMRMRRLTTFIFHHTSHPWSQHGVLVWLLCFSRQFWSSINRADYMALRLGFITTHQFPLTYDFHNYMLRSMEEEFRDIVGISVPLWIYAICCIFLDFHGSNIYFWISFLPAILILLIGTKLHRVVVKLAVEIMDECPNTGFHQFNLRDELFWFGKPKLVLWLIHMISFQNAFEMASFLWSLWEIEGPSCFMDNRSFLVIRLSFGSGFSSSSSLSLSLSLSLTIMIL
- the LOC126690585 gene encoding MLO-like protein 4 isoform X5; translated protein: MEEEPREGRSLAETPTWAVATVITVMVSFGFFFQGSLKWSGKWLAKTKRKPLLAALEKIKEELMLFGLLSLLMGHWIAFVAKICVKSSSVMNSQFYPCALEGDLQTVKRILVSGSNNLNHSIVREQVKAGGHNYCPEGHESFASHESLEQLHHLVFVLGITHVIYSFIAIALAMIKIYSWRTWENEAKSMAIESLQETPQATPDNMRMRRLTTFIFHHTSHPWSQHGVLVWLLCFSRQFWSSINRADYMALRLGFITTHQFPLTYDFHNYMLRSMEEEFRDIVGISVPLWIYAICCIFLDFHGSNIYFWISFLPAILILLIGTKLHRVVVKLAVEIMDECPNTGFHQFNLRDELFWFGKPKLVLWLIHMISFQAFILQNAFEMASFLWSLWEIEGPSCFMDNRSFLVIRLSFGY